A region of Aliivibrio fischeri DNA encodes the following proteins:
- the panC gene encoding pantoate--beta-alanine ligase, whose protein sequence is MDIFSEILPLREQIKAWKREGKRIAFVPTMGNLHEGHLTLIRTAREHADIVVASIFVNPMQFNNADDLTNYPRTIDEDVEKLTSENVDLVFTPTPEIMYPEGLEKQTTVDVPVISIILEGASRPGHFKGVSTVVNKLFNIVQPDVACFGEKDFQQLALIRQMVIDMALDVEIVGVPTVREMDGLAMSSRNNLLTLNERQRAPVLARTMRWISSQMRGGRNDYLSLIEDASDQLRAADLQPDEIFIRDARTLQEPTEETTQAVILMAAFLGQVRLIDNLVVELAAASNDEEE, encoded by the coding sequence ATGGACATTTTTTCTGAAATTTTACCATTACGCGAGCAGATCAAAGCTTGGAAACGCGAAGGTAAACGTATTGCTTTCGTTCCAACAATGGGAAATCTACACGAAGGTCATTTAACTCTAATTCGTACAGCTCGCGAGCATGCGGATATTGTAGTTGCTAGTATTTTTGTTAATCCAATGCAATTTAACAATGCTGATGACCTAACAAACTACCCAAGAACAATAGACGAAGATGTTGAAAAACTGACTTCTGAAAACGTTGATCTTGTATTCACACCAACTCCTGAGATCATGTATCCAGAAGGATTAGAGAAACAAACAACTGTTGACGTTCCTGTTATCTCTATTATTTTAGAAGGCGCTTCTCGTCCAGGTCACTTTAAAGGTGTCTCGACGGTTGTTAATAAGCTATTCAATATTGTTCAACCTGATGTTGCTTGCTTTGGTGAAAAAGACTTCCAACAGCTTGCGCTTATTCGTCAAATGGTTATCGATATGGCATTAGATGTTGAAATCGTTGGCGTACCAACCGTTCGTGAGATGGATGGATTGGCAATGAGCTCACGCAATAACCTATTAACACTTAATGAGCGTCAGCGTGCACCAGTTTTAGCTCGTACTATGCGTTGGATCAGTAGCCAAATGCGTGGCGGCCGTAATGATTACCTATCTCTAATTGAAGATGCCAGTGATCAATTACGCGCAGCAGATCTGCAACCGGATGAGATCTTTATTCGTGATGCAAGAACGCTACAAGAGCCAACAGAAGAGACAACTCAAGCCGTTATTCTAATGGCAGCGTTCCTTGGTCAAGTTCGTTTAATTGATAACTTAGTTGTTGAATTAGCAGCGGCATCGAACGACGAAGAAGAGTAA
- a CDS encoding ABC transporter permease — protein sequence MMNLYWTAFKSLISKEINRFVRIWVQTLVPPAITMTLYFIIFGNLIGSRIGEMSGFSYMEYIVPGLIMMSVITNSYSNVASSFFSSKFQKNIEELLVAPVPNYIIIAGFVGGGVVRGLLVGALVTCVSLFFVDIQIVHLGVIMLTVLMTSIVFSLGGLINAVFARTFDDISIIPTFVLTPLTYLGGVFYSISLLPEFWQGVSKLNPIVYMVNAFRYGFLGVSDVGIGTAFAVLSVFIIALYSIAWHLVSKGIGLRS from the coding sequence ATGATGAATTTATATTGGACAGCATTTAAAAGTCTTATCTCAAAAGAAATAAACCGTTTTGTTCGTATTTGGGTTCAGACATTAGTTCCACCAGCAATAACCATGACGCTCTATTTTATTATTTTTGGTAATTTAATTGGGTCACGCATTGGTGAAATGAGTGGCTTTAGTTATATGGAATATATTGTTCCTGGTTTGATCATGATGTCAGTTATTACTAACTCATATTCAAACGTAGCTTCTTCTTTCTTTAGTTCTAAGTTTCAAAAGAACATAGAAGAGTTACTTGTTGCTCCTGTACCTAACTACATAATTATCGCTGGTTTTGTTGGTGGTGGTGTTGTTCGAGGCTTGTTAGTTGGTGCGTTAGTTACTTGCGTGTCTCTATTTTTCGTTGATATTCAAATTGTTCATCTTGGCGTGATCATGTTGACGGTATTAATGACATCCATTGTCTTTTCATTAGGCGGGTTGATTAATGCCGTTTTTGCTAGAACATTCGATGACATTAGTATTATTCCAACGTTTGTATTAACGCCATTAACGTACTTAGGTGGTGTCTTTTACTCGATAAGTCTATTACCTGAATTCTGGCAAGGGGTTTCTAAGTTAAACCCGATAGTTTATATGGTAAATGCGTTCCGTTACGGTTTCTTAGGTGTCTCTGATGTAGGGATCGGTACGGCATTTGCTGTGTTGTCTGTATTTATTATTGCTTTATATAGTATTGCTTGGCACTTGGTTTCTAAGGGGATTGGATTAAGAAGTTAG
- a CDS encoding ABC transporter ATP-binding protein, whose product MYALEIEQLRKTYSGGFEALKGVSLTVEKGDFYALLGPNGAGKSTTIGVISSLVNKTSGKVQVFGYDIDTQLVQAKQQIGLVPQEFNFNPFETVLQIVMQQAGYYGVSRSLAKERAQKYLTQLDLWEKRNDRARNLSGGMKRRLMIARALMHEPKLLILDEPTAGVDIELRRSMWEFLKQINEQGVTIILTTHYLEEAEMLCRNIGIINKGEVIENTSMKSLLNKLQVETFILDLAENSPVPVLDGAKITSCKDGSIEVEIDKSQGLNYLFEQLNHQGINVLSMRNKANRLEELFVSIVRSGEAK is encoded by the coding sequence ATGTACGCATTAGAAATTGAACAATTAAGAAAAACCTATTCAGGTGGTTTTGAGGCGCTTAAAGGAGTGAGTTTAACCGTTGAAAAAGGCGATTTTTATGCCTTACTTGGTCCTAATGGGGCAGGAAAGTCGACGACAATAGGTGTGATTAGCTCTTTGGTAAACAAAACATCAGGCAAAGTACAAGTATTTGGCTATGACATTGATACCCAGCTAGTACAGGCAAAGCAGCAAATAGGTTTAGTACCACAAGAGTTTAATTTCAATCCATTTGAAACCGTGTTGCAAATTGTAATGCAACAAGCTGGTTATTATGGTGTCTCCCGCTCATTAGCAAAAGAGAGAGCTCAAAAATATTTAACTCAGTTGGATCTATGGGAAAAAAGAAATGATCGTGCGCGTAACTTATCTGGAGGTATGAAACGCCGCTTAATGATCGCTCGTGCTTTAATGCATGAACCTAAATTGTTAATTCTTGATGAACCGACAGCAGGTGTTGATATTGAGCTTCGTCGTTCTATGTGGGAATTTTTAAAGCAAATTAATGAGCAAGGTGTGACGATCATATTAACTACGCACTATCTTGAAGAAGCTGAAATGCTTTGTCGAAATATCGGAATTATTAATAAAGGTGAGGTAATAGAGAATACTTCAATGAAGTCATTATTGAATAAACTTCAAGTTGAAACCTTTATTTTGGATCTTGCTGAAAATAGCCCTGTTCCTGTTTTAGATGGTGCAAAAATAACCAGTTGCAAAGACGGTTCTATCGAAGTTGAAATTGATAAATCTCAGGGGCTTAATTACCTTTTTGAGCAATTAAATCATCAAGGTATTAATGTGCTCTCTATGAGGAATAAAGCAAATCGTTTAGAAGAATTGTTTGTCAGTATTGTTCGTTCAGGAGAAGCAAAATAA
- a CDS encoding SulP family inorganic anion transporter, whose product MFGQRFDNINLKGDLFGGVTTAIISLPLALAFGVASGAGAEAGLWGAIMVGLFASLFGGSSTLISEPTGPMTVIMTAVLTSMVAKYPETGMAMTFTVVMMAGAFQILLGTLKLGKYITLMPYSVISGFMSGIGVILIILQLSPLLGHAAPPGGVIGTLSALPDTLSNLDIKELFLGGLTLGVLFLFPDKYRKYVPAQLVALVAVTLLSVLFFDMESIRRIGEIPAGLPSLVIPTINFEMFTTMVIDALVLGTLGCIDTLLTAVIGDSLTRKEHDSDKELRGQGLANMISGLFGALPGAGATMGTVTNIQVGARSPLSGVFRAAMLALVVLVAGGLTEPIPMAVLAGIAVYVGFNILDWSFIQRAHKVSFAGMAIMYGVMLLTVFVDLIVAVGLGVFISNIIIIERLSREQARQVKAISDADEDDVPLTDSERALLDKANGKVLFFYLSGPMIFSVSKAISRQHSSISDYEVMILDLTDVPMIDVTVGLALENAINDALDANCKVYLLCPNEQTKEQLDKFHVTDLIPGENTYKFRYEALKSAIKYVSPSED is encoded by the coding sequence GTGTTTGGTCAACGGTTTGACAATATTAATTTAAAAGGGGACCTCTTTGGTGGGGTTACCACGGCCATAATATCGCTTCCTCTCGCACTGGCGTTTGGTGTGGCATCTGGTGCTGGAGCTGAGGCCGGTCTTTGGGGGGCGATAATGGTGGGGCTTTTTGCTTCATTATTTGGAGGCTCTTCAACGTTAATCTCTGAGCCAACAGGTCCCATGACCGTTATCATGACTGCTGTTTTAACTAGCATGGTAGCGAAATATCCTGAAACGGGTATGGCAATGACGTTTACTGTTGTAATGATGGCCGGTGCATTCCAAATTTTACTCGGTACATTAAAGCTTGGTAAATACATTACATTAATGCCTTATAGTGTAATTTCTGGTTTCATGTCTGGTATTGGTGTCATTCTTATTATTCTTCAACTCTCTCCTTTATTAGGGCATGCGGCTCCACCGGGAGGCGTCATTGGAACCTTATCTGCTTTACCTGATACTTTGTCTAATTTAGATATTAAAGAGCTGTTCCTTGGCGGGTTAACTCTTGGGGTGTTATTTTTATTTCCTGATAAATATCGAAAATACGTGCCAGCTCAATTAGTGGCCCTTGTTGCGGTGACTCTGCTCTCTGTTCTTTTTTTTGATATGGAATCTATTCGCCGAATTGGTGAGATACCTGCTGGTCTACCTTCGCTTGTTATTCCAACCATTAATTTTGAAATGTTCACCACCATGGTTATTGACGCTTTGGTTCTTGGAACATTAGGTTGTATAGATACCTTATTGACTGCCGTGATTGGTGACTCATTAACACGTAAGGAGCACGATTCAGATAAAGAGCTACGAGGTCAAGGTTTAGCAAATATGATCTCTGGTTTATTTGGTGCTTTACCTGGTGCAGGTGCCACGATGGGAACGGTAACCAATATTCAAGTTGGCGCTCGCTCACCGTTATCTGGTGTGTTTAGAGCAGCAATGCTCGCTTTAGTCGTATTGGTTGCTGGTGGATTGACAGAACCTATTCCGATGGCGGTATTAGCAGGTATTGCTGTGTATGTTGGTTTTAATATCTTGGATTGGAGTTTTATTCAACGCGCACATAAAGTCAGTTTTGCAGGCATGGCTATTATGTATGGTGTGATGTTGCTGACTGTTTTTGTGGATTTAATTGTCGCTGTTGGTCTTGGTGTTTTTATTTCTAACATTATTATTATTGAGCGTTTAAGCCGAGAACAGGCAAGGCAAGTAAAAGCGATCAGTGATGCGGATGAAGATGATGTTCCTTTAACTGACAGTGAAAGAGCTCTACTAGATAAAGCTAATGGTAAGGTGCTTTTCTTTTATTTATCAGGTCCAATGATATTCAGTGTATCTAAAGCAATATCAAGGCAGCATAGCAGTATTTCTGATTATGAAGTGATGATACTTGATTTAACCGATGTTCCCATGATTGATGTGACCGTTGGTTTAGCGTTAGAGAATGCGATTAACGATGCACTAGATGCAAACTGTAAAGTGTATTTACTGTGTCCAAATGAGCAGACGAAAGAGCAATTAGATAAGTTTCATGTTACGGATTTAATTCCGGGTGAGAATACGTATAAATTTCGTTATGAGGCACTTAAGTCTGCAATTAAATATGTTTCACCTAGTGAAGATTAA
- a CDS encoding DUF1127 domain-containing protein — MRHSIYLRLATLFIKADLAREEREWKRAVRKVQYEIPWGNEYLLKDIGLHLDGRTISDLEQPVFKAERKVRHLRRLIRLRIAT; from the coding sequence ATGCGTCATTCAATATACCTACGTTTAGCGACTTTATTTATTAAAGCTGATTTAGCTCGTGAAGAGCGAGAGTGGAAACGTGCCGTACGTAAAGTGCAATATGAAATTCCATGGGGAAATGAATATTTACTAAAAGATATAGGTTTGCATCTTGATGGTCGAACTATCAGCGATCTTGAACAGCCTGTATTTAAAGCCGAGCGCAAAGTACGTCATCTTCGTCGACTCATACGCTTGAGAATAGCGACGTAA
- the hpt gene encoding hypoxanthine phosphoribosyltransferase: MKHTVEVMISEQEVNQRVKELGQQISEHYKDSEGLVMVGLLRGSFVFMADLARAIDVPMTVDFMTASSYGNSMESTRDVRILKDLDDDIKGKDVLLVEDIIDTGNTLSKVCEILSIREPNSITICTLLDKPSRREVEVNVDWIGFSIPDEFVVGVGIDYAQKYRNLSYIGKVVPQE, translated from the coding sequence ATGAAACATACAGTAGAGGTAATGATCTCTGAGCAAGAGGTCAACCAACGTGTAAAAGAACTAGGTCAACAAATTTCAGAACACTATAAAGATTCTGAAGGATTAGTAATGGTTGGCTTATTACGAGGTTCATTCGTATTCATGGCTGATTTAGCGCGAGCTATTGATGTGCCAATGACTGTAGACTTTATGACAGCATCAAGTTACGGCAACAGTATGGAAAGTACTCGTGATGTACGAATCTTAAAAGATTTAGATGATGACATCAAAGGTAAGGATGTTCTTCTAGTAGAAGATATTATTGATACTGGTAATACGCTAAGTAAAGTTTGCGAGATTTTATCTATTCGTGAACCAAACTCAATTACGATTTGTACATTACTTGATAAACCTTCTCGTCGTGAAGTTGAAGTAAATGTGGATTGGATTGGTTTTTCAATTCCTGACGAATTTGTTGTTGGTGTGGGTATTGATTATGCTCAGAAGTACCGTAACTTATCGTATATCGGAAAAGTTGTACCGCAAGAATAA
- a CDS encoding TetR/AcrR family transcriptional regulator yields MDTIQKRPRTRLSPEKRKEQLLDIAIEVFSQRGIGRGGHADIAEIAQVSVATVFNYFPTREDLVDDVLNKVENEFHQFINNSISLDLDVRSNLNTLLLNIIDSVQTGNKWIKVWFEWSTSTRDEVWPLFLSTHSNTNQVIKTMFEEGIERNEVCNDHTPENLTKMLHGICYSVFIQANRNSSSEEMEETANCFLNMLCIYK; encoded by the coding sequence ATGGATACAATCCAAAAAAGGCCTAGAACAAGGCTATCTCCAGAAAAGCGCAAAGAACAATTACTTGATATCGCAATTGAAGTGTTTTCACAACGTGGCATTGGTCGCGGTGGTCATGCTGATATTGCAGAAATCGCTCAGGTCTCTGTCGCTACCGTGTTTAATTACTTCCCAACAAGAGAAGATCTTGTTGATGATGTATTAAATAAAGTCGAAAACGAATTTCACCAATTCATCAATAACTCAATTTCTCTTGATCTTGATGTTCGTTCTAACCTTAATACTCTTCTTCTGAATATCATTGACAGTGTTCAAACTGGTAATAAGTGGATCAAAGTATGGTTTGAATGGAGTACCTCTACTCGTGATGAAGTATGGCCTCTTTTCTTAAGTACTCACTCAAATACAAATCAAGTTATCAAAACTATGTTTGAAGAAGGTATTGAACGTAACGAAGTATGTAACGATCATACCCCTGAAAACCTAACAAAAATGCTTCATGGTATTTGTTACTCTGTTTTCATTCAGGCTAACCGTAATAGTTCATCTGAAGAAATGGAAGAAACGGCAAATTGCTTCTTAAATATGTTGTGTATTTATAAATAG
- the lpdA gene encoding dihydrolipoyl dehydrogenase: MSKQVKAQVVVLGSGPAGYSAAFRCADLGLETVLIERYSTLGGVCLNVGCIPSKALLHVSKVIEEAKAMAEHGVVFGEPQTDINKIRIWKDKVVTQLTGGLGGMAKMRNVTVVNGYGKFTGPNTIEVEGEENTTVTFDNAIIAAGSRPIKLPFIPHEDPRIWDSTDALELKEVPEKLLIMGGGIIGLEMGTVYHSLGSKVEVVEMFDQVIPAADKDIVKVYTKRIKDKFKLMLETKVTAVEAKEDGIYVSMEGKKAPAEAERYDAVLVAIGRVPNGKLIDAEKAGIEVDERGFINVDKQMRTNVAHIHAIGDVVGQPMLAHKGVHEGHVAAEVISGKKHYFDPKVIPSIAYTEPEVAWVGKTEKEAKEEGLNFEVATFPWAASGRAIASDCADGMTKLIFDKETHRVIGGAIVGTNGGELLGEIGLAIEMGCDAEDIALTIHAHPTLHESVGLAAEVFEGSITDLPNKKAVKKKK; encoded by the coding sequence ATGAGCAAACAAGTTAAAGCCCAAGTAGTTGTACTTGGTTCAGGTCCTGCTGGTTACTCTGCTGCTTTCCGTTGCGCAGATTTAGGTCTAGAAACAGTATTAATCGAGCGTTACAGCACTCTTGGTGGTGTATGTCTAAACGTGGGGTGTATTCCATCGAAAGCTCTTCTTCACGTATCTAAAGTAATCGAAGAAGCAAAAGCAATGGCTGAACACGGTGTTGTTTTTGGTGAACCACAAACTGATATTAACAAGATCCGTATCTGGAAAGATAAAGTTGTAACTCAACTGACTGGCGGTCTTGGTGGTATGGCTAAGATGCGTAACGTTACTGTAGTAAATGGCTACGGTAAATTTACAGGCCCTAACACAATCGAAGTTGAAGGCGAAGAAAACACAACAGTTACTTTTGATAACGCTATCATTGCTGCTGGTTCTCGTCCGATTAAACTTCCGTTCATCCCGCATGAAGACCCACGTATTTGGGATTCAACTGATGCGCTAGAACTAAAAGAAGTGCCAGAAAAATTACTGATCATGGGCGGTGGTATCATCGGTCTTGAAATGGGTACGGTTTACCACTCTCTAGGTTCTAAAGTTGAAGTGGTTGAGATGTTTGATCAAGTTATCCCTGCTGCGGATAAAGACATCGTTAAAGTGTACACAAAACGCATTAAAGACAAATTCAAGTTAATGCTTGAGACAAAAGTAACAGCAGTTGAAGCAAAAGAAGACGGTATCTATGTTTCAATGGAAGGCAAAAAAGCTCCTGCTGAAGCTGAGCGTTACGATGCAGTTCTTGTTGCTATCGGTCGTGTACCAAACGGCAAACTTATCGATGCTGAAAAAGCAGGCATCGAAGTTGATGAGCGTGGTTTCATCAATGTTGATAAGCAAATGCGTACTAACGTTGCTCACATTCATGCGATCGGTGATGTTGTTGGTCAACCAATGCTTGCTCACAAAGGTGTGCATGAAGGTCACGTAGCAGCAGAAGTTATCTCTGGTAAGAAACACTACTTCGATCCTAAAGTAATTCCTTCAATTGCTTACACTGAGCCAGAAGTTGCTTGGGTTGGTAAAACAGAGAAAGAAGCAAAAGAAGAAGGCCTAAACTTTGAAGTTGCTACTTTCCCATGGGCTGCATCAGGTCGTGCAATCGCATCTGATTGTGCTGATGGTATGACTAAGCTTATCTTTGATAAAGAAACTCACCGTGTAATTGGTGGTGCTATCGTTGGTACTAACGGTGGTGAACTTCTTGGTGAAATCGGCCTAGCAATCGAAATGGGTTGTGATGCAGAAGATATCGCTCTTACTATCCACGCTCACCCAACTCTACATGAGTCTGTGGGTCTAGCTGCGGAAGTATTTGAAGGTTCAATCACTGACCTTCCAAACAAAAAAGCAGTTAAAAAGAAAAAATAA
- the aceF gene encoding pyruvate dehydrogenase complex dihydrolipoyllysine-residue acetyltransferase — protein MTIEINVPDIGADEVEVTEILVKVGDRVEEEQSLITVEGDKASMEVPASQAGIVKEIKIAEGDSVTTGSLIMIFEAEGAAEAPAAPAVEAAPVAAPAPAAASVAELKEVHVPDIGGDEVEVTEIMVAVGDTVEEEQSLLTVEGDKASMEVPAPFAGTVKEIKIASGDSVSTGSLVMIFEVAGSAPAAPAVEAAAPVAAAPAASAEKEVNVPDIGGDEVEVTEIMVAVGDTVEEEQSLITVEGDKASMEVPAPFAGTVKEIKIAAGDKVSTGSLIMTFVVEGAAPAAPQAAAAPVAQAAPAAAPAPVAATSAPASTGEFEANNDYAHASPVVRRLAREFGVNLAKVKGTGRKNRILKEDVQGFVKDALKRLESGAAASGKGGDGSALGLLPWPKVDFSKFGETEVQKLSKIKKISGANLHRNWVMIPHVTQWDNADITELEAFRKEQNAIEAKNDTGMKITPLVFIMKAVAKALEAFPAFNSSLSEDGESIILKKYVNVGIAVDTPNGLVVPVFKDVNKKGIYELSEELMAVSKKARAGKLTASDMQGGCFTISSLGGIGGTAFTPIVNAPEVGILGVSKSEIKPVWNGKEFAPRLQLPLSLSYDHRVIDGAEGARFITFLNSALSDIRRLVL, from the coding sequence ATGACAATCGAAATTAATGTACCTGACATCGGTGCAGATGAGGTTGAAGTAACTGAGATTCTAGTTAAGGTCGGTGACCGAGTTGAAGAAGAGCAGTCACTGATCACTGTTGAAGGCGATAAAGCTTCTATGGAAGTTCCTGCGTCTCAAGCGGGTATCGTTAAAGAGATCAAAATTGCTGAAGGTGATTCAGTAACAACTGGTTCTCTTATTATGATCTTTGAAGCAGAGGGTGCTGCAGAAGCACCAGCTGCTCCAGCAGTTGAAGCTGCACCAGTTGCTGCTCCTGCTCCTGCTGCAGCATCAGTTGCAGAGCTTAAAGAAGTTCACGTTCCTGATATCGGTGGTGATGAAGTTGAAGTAACTGAAATCATGGTTGCTGTTGGCGATACAGTAGAAGAAGAGCAATCTCTTTTAACTGTTGAAGGCGACAAAGCGTCTATGGAAGTTCCAGCTCCATTCGCAGGTACGGTAAAAGAAATCAAAATTGCTTCTGGTGACTCAGTATCAACGGGTTCTCTAGTGATGATCTTTGAAGTGGCAGGTTCAGCACCAGCTGCACCAGCAGTTGAAGCGGCAGCGCCAGTTGCAGCAGCTCCTGCAGCATCTGCAGAGAAAGAAGTGAACGTTCCAGATATCGGCGGTGATGAAGTAGAAGTAACTGAAATCATGGTTGCCGTTGGTGATACAGTAGAAGAAGAGCAATCTCTAATTACTGTTGAAGGCGACAAAGCATCAATGGAAGTTCCTGCACCATTTGCTGGTACAGTAAAAGAAATTAAGATTGCTGCAGGCGATAAAGTATCGACTGGTTCTCTAATCATGACATTTGTTGTTGAAGGTGCAGCACCAGCAGCTCCTCAAGCGGCAGCAGCACCAGTTGCACAAGCAGCTCCTGCAGCGGCACCAGCACCAGTTGCAGCAACTTCTGCTCCTGCATCAACAGGTGAATTTGAAGCGAACAACGATTACGCTCATGCGTCTCCAGTTGTACGTCGTCTTGCTCGTGAATTTGGTGTAAACCTAGCGAAAGTTAAAGGTACTGGCCGTAAGAACCGTATCCTTAAAGAAGACGTTCAAGGCTTCGTGAAAGATGCACTTAAACGTCTTGAATCTGGTGCAGCTGCATCAGGTAAAGGTGGTGACGGTTCAGCTCTTGGTTTACTTCCTTGGCCAAAAGTTGATTTCAGCAAGTTTGGTGAAACAGAAGTTCAGAAACTTTCTAAGATCAAGAAGATTTCAGGTGCAAACCTACACCGTAACTGGGTAATGATCCCTCACGTTACACAGTGGGATAACGCTGACATCACTGAGCTAGAAGCATTCCGTAAAGAGCAAAATGCAATCGAAGCTAAAAATGACACAGGCATGAAGATCACGCCACTTGTATTCATTATGAAAGCGGTTGCTAAAGCACTTGAAGCGTTCCCAGCGTTTAACTCTTCTCTATCTGAAGATGGCGAAAGCATCATTCTTAAGAAGTACGTAAACGTAGGTATCGCAGTTGATACGCCAAATGGCCTAGTTGTTCCTGTATTTAAAGACGTGAACAAAAAAGGCATTTACGAGCTATCTGAAGAGCTAATGGCTGTTTCTAAGAAAGCACGTGCTGGTAAACTAACAGCTTCTGATATGCAAGGCGGTTGTTTCACAATCTCAAGCCTTGGTGGTATCGGTGGCACTGCATTTACACCAATCGTAAATGCACCAGAAGTTGGTATCCTAGGTGTTTCTAAGTCTGAGATTAAACCTGTATGGAATGGCAAAGAGTTCGCTCCGCGTCTACAACTTCCACTGTCTCTGTCTTATGACCACCGTGTTATCGATGGCGCAGAAGGTGCTCGTTTCATTACTTTCTTAAACAGTGCATTATCAGACATTCGTCGTCTAGTACTGTAA